The Indicator indicator isolate 239-I01 chromosome 18, UM_Iind_1.1, whole genome shotgun sequence genome includes a region encoding these proteins:
- the HAND1 gene encoding heart- and neural crest derivatives-expressed protein 1, protein MNLVGGYQHHHHHHHHHHMLHDPFLFGPAARCHQDRAYFPSWVLNPAEVTPELAGQSPSYGPAEYGPAGQGRLEALSGRLGRRKGVGGPKKERRRTESINSAFAELRECIPNVPADTKLSKIKTLRLATSYIAYLMEVLAKDSQPGDTEGFKAEIKKAEGRENKRKRETQPEVYSQPLGHGEKKLKGRTGWPQQVWALELNP, encoded by the exons ATGAACCTGGTGGGGGGctaccagcaccaccaccatcaccaccatcatcaccacaTGCTGCACGACCCCTTCCTCTTCGGGCCGGCCGCGCGGTGCCACCAGGACCGCGCCTATTTCCCCAGCTGGGTGCTCAATCCTGCCGAGGTGACCCCCGAGCTCGCCGGGCAAAGCCCTAGCTACGGCCCCGCCGAATACGGCCCAGCCGGACAGGGACGGCTGGAGGCTCTCAGCGGCCGCCTAGGTCGGCGAAAAGGGGTCGGAGGACCCAAAAAAGAGCGACGGAGGACGGAGAGCATCAACAGCGCTTTCGCCGAGCTTCGCGAGTGCATCCCCAACGTGCCCGCCGACACCAAACTCTCCAAGATCAAGACCCTGCGCCTGGCCACCAGCTACATCGCCTACCTAATGGAGGTACTGGCCAAAGACAGCCAGCCCGGAGATACTGAGGGCTTTAAAGCTGAGATCAAGAAGGCTGAAGGcagagagaacaagaggaaaagagagacg CAGCCCGAAGTCTACTCGCAGCCTTTGGGCCACGGCGAGAAGAAGCTGAAGGGCCGGACGGGCTGGCCTCAGCAGGTCTGGGCTCTGGAACTGAACCCCTGA